From a single Bradyrhizobium sediminis genomic region:
- a CDS encoding ABC transporter ATP-binding protein, with translation MEPIMSQTVASQPPRGRIDVRNFALSYPTLDGPVEAVSDATIHVNPGEFVSIVGPSGCGKSTLLNAVAGFLKPTGGDVTVDDEVVDGPGADRGMVFQQYSLFPWKTVKGNVEFGLKMKHLDKSSRDRAARTLLGLAGLTAFENKYPDSLSGGMKQRVGIVRALATGPKVLLLDEPFGALDAQTRIIMQQILTNMWQRLKISVLFVTHDIDEAIFLSDRVYCMTARPGTIKAEIAIPLERPRHQSMMMSSEFLALRRGLMSLIREESIKAMGGEVSDLALDGLSIDLHGQTLADLV, from the coding sequence ATGGAGCCGATCATGAGCCAGACCGTCGCGAGCCAGCCTCCCAGGGGCCGCATCGACGTCAGAAACTTCGCCTTGAGCTATCCGACCCTGGATGGCCCGGTGGAGGCGGTCAGCGACGCCACGATCCACGTCAACCCAGGCGAGTTCGTCTCGATCGTCGGGCCGTCCGGCTGCGGCAAATCCACTTTGCTCAACGCGGTCGCGGGCTTTCTCAAGCCGACCGGGGGCGACGTCACGGTCGACGATGAAGTGGTGGACGGTCCCGGCGCCGATCGCGGAATGGTGTTCCAGCAATATTCGCTGTTCCCGTGGAAGACGGTCAAGGGCAACGTCGAATTCGGCCTCAAGATGAAGCATCTCGATAAGTCGAGCCGGGACCGCGCCGCGCGCACGCTGCTCGGCCTCGCCGGGCTCACCGCTTTCGAGAACAAGTATCCGGACAGCCTGTCGGGAGGCATGAAGCAGCGCGTCGGCATCGTTCGTGCGCTCGCCACCGGGCCGAAGGTCCTGCTGCTCGACGAGCCGTTCGGCGCGCTTGATGCCCAGACCCGGATCATCATGCAGCAAATTCTCACCAACATGTGGCAGCGCCTGAAGATATCGGTGCTGTTCGTCACCCACGATATCGACGAGGCGATCTTCCTGTCGGACCGGGTCTATTGCATGACGGCACGCCCGGGGACGATCAAGGCCGAGATCGCCATTCCGCTCGAGCGTCCCCGGCATCAGTCGATGATGATGTCGTCGGAATTCCTGGCGCTGCGCCGCGGCCTGATGTCGTTGATCCGCGAGGAGAGCATCAAGGCGATGGGCGGTGAGGTCAGCGATCTCGCGCTGGATGGCCTGAGCATCGACCTGCACGGCCAGACGCTCGCCGACCTGGTCTGA
- a CDS encoding AraC family transcriptional regulator, producing the protein MNIAEKPIAGIKGRRISTGDGVHMIANHYRKGVRLDTHMHREAQLVYAARGTMQVTTPKGRWLVPPDRAVWVPARLEHAIDMLADTDMRTLYFDLAWLDREVRSASLDAEFVVRVSPLLHQAILALFDGRDDPGRTGLLVKLAMLELHQAENSATFIPLPHEPRCRRAADIVLADPTGSHEIETLAREVGTSARTLSRLFSSETQLSFKSWCQRARIAAAIEKLSVDANVSVKQLASDLGYASVPAFSHAFRQVTGKTPTEFAEMR; encoded by the coding sequence ATGAATATCGCCGAAAAGCCAATTGCAGGGATCAAGGGGCGCCGTATCTCGACCGGCGACGGCGTCCACATGATTGCGAACCACTACAGGAAGGGCGTCCGGCTCGACACCCATATGCACCGCGAGGCGCAACTGGTGTACGCAGCCCGCGGCACCATGCAGGTCACCACGCCGAAGGGACGCTGGCTGGTGCCGCCGGACCGCGCCGTGTGGGTGCCGGCGCGGCTTGAACACGCCATCGACATGCTGGCGGATACGGACATGCGGACGCTGTATTTCGACCTCGCCTGGCTCGATCGGGAAGTCCGCAGCGCGAGTCTCGATGCCGAATTCGTGGTGCGGGTCTCGCCCTTGCTGCACCAGGCGATCCTGGCGCTGTTCGACGGCCGCGACGATCCTGGTCGTACCGGACTGCTGGTCAAGCTCGCCATGCTCGAACTGCATCAGGCCGAGAATTCCGCCACCTTCATTCCCCTGCCGCACGAACCGCGCTGCCGCCGCGCCGCCGACATCGTGCTCGCCGACCCCACGGGCAGCCACGAGATCGAGACGCTGGCGCGCGAGGTCGGAACCTCGGCGCGGACGCTGTCGCGGCTGTTCTCGTCGGAGACGCAGTTGAGCTTCAAAAGCTGGTGCCAGCGCGCGCGCATCGCGGCTGCGATCGAAAAACTTTCCGTCGACGCCAACGTCTCGGTCAAGCAACTCGCATCCGATCTCGGCTACGCCAGCGTGCCGGCCTTTTCGCACGCGTTCCGGCAGGTGACCGGCAAGACGCCGACGGAGTTTGCGGAGATGAGGTGA
- the greA gene encoding transcription elongation factor GreA has protein sequence MSVAFTKEDSAETASETLLPDRPVSPHPNLVTEAGLKALEFQLHEAREAYETAQKIEDVNERRRQAAVPLRDARYFAARVRTAQVIADPASTDIVAFGSTVVFRRDDGRIQKYRIVGEDEADPKAGSISFVSPVAKSLMGKAVGDVVGASGQELEIIAIS, from the coding sequence TTGAGCGTTGCCTTCACCAAGGAAGACAGTGCCGAAACGGCATCGGAAACGCTGTTGCCCGACCGGCCCGTTTCACCGCATCCGAACCTCGTTACGGAAGCCGGATTGAAGGCTCTGGAATTTCAACTCCACGAGGCCCGTGAGGCCTATGAGACCGCGCAGAAGATCGAAGACGTCAACGAAAGGCGGCGGCAAGCCGCGGTCCCGTTGCGCGATGCGCGCTACTTCGCGGCGAGAGTTCGGACGGCCCAGGTCATCGCCGACCCTGCGTCAACCGACATTGTCGCCTTTGGGAGCACGGTGGTTTTCAGGCGTGACGATGGGCGCATCCAGAAATATCGGATCGTGGGAGAGGACGAAGCCGACCCCAAGGCCGGGTCCATTTCCTTTGTATCTCCGGTGGCGAAGTCCCTGATGGGCAAGGCTGTCGGGGATGTCGTCGGCGCATCCGGTCAGGAGCTCGAGATCATTGCGATCTCGTAG
- a CDS encoding malonyl-CoA decarboxylase: MSSNAFFTDLLASISERGRTLLRRAGSTDAKQDVSELIQLCEALLSGRGEASGTAMAREVLDRYRNLDEAGRLAFFETLARDYGPDRERLAQAIEAWRSQPSDEDASDLHFASEPRRQELIRRLNRAPGGTSELVALRADLLRLMNGHEDLAAVDRDAVHLLSSWFNRGFLVLRRIDWQTPANILEQIIRYEAVHEIRDWDDLRRRIDPVDRRCYAFFHPALVDEPLIFVEVALTEAIPAAIAPLLAEDRTLVPVERARTAVFYSISNTQRGLGGISFGSFLIKQVVEELRRELPKLENFVTLSPVPGLVTWLKQGNDVPVTDEERALLENLDRPDWFEDAELASKLRAVLEPLAAYYFLKARTPKGRLIDSVARFHLGNGARLERIDWLGDLSPKGMRESAGIMVNYLYRLEDIEKNHEAYANQGEVAASSAVKKLLKTEGRRLLDMRLS; this comes from the coding sequence ATGAGCAGCAACGCCTTCTTTACCGACCTCCTCGCCTCGATTTCCGAGCGCGGCCGCACCCTGCTGCGGCGCGCGGGGTCGACGGACGCGAAACAGGACGTCAGCGAGTTGATCCAACTGTGCGAGGCGCTGCTGTCGGGCCGCGGCGAAGCTTCCGGCACCGCGATGGCGCGCGAGGTTCTCGACCGCTATCGCAATCTCGACGAGGCCGGCCGGCTTGCGTTCTTCGAAACCCTGGCCCGCGATTACGGCCCGGACCGGGAACGGCTTGCGCAGGCAATCGAGGCTTGGCGCAGCCAACCCTCCGACGAGGACGCCAGCGACCTGCACTTTGCGTCGGAGCCGCGGCGGCAGGAACTGATCCGGCGGCTGAACCGCGCGCCCGGTGGCACCAGCGAACTGGTGGCGCTGCGCGCCGATCTGCTCCGCCTCATGAATGGGCACGAGGATCTCGCCGCGGTCGACCGCGACGCCGTGCATCTTTTGTCTTCTTGGTTCAACAGGGGATTTCTCGTGCTGCGCAGAATCGATTGGCAGACGCCAGCGAACATTCTGGAACAGATCATCCGCTACGAGGCGGTGCATGAGATCCGCGACTGGGACGATCTGCGCCGCCGCATCGATCCCGTCGACCGGCGCTGCTACGCCTTCTTCCATCCCGCCTTGGTCGACGAGCCCCTGATCTTCGTCGAGGTGGCGCTGACCGAAGCGATTCCCGCCGCGATCGCGCCGCTGCTCGCCGAAGACCGCACCCTGGTGCCGGTCGAGCGCGCCCGCACCGCGGTGTTCTATTCGATCTCCAACACCCAGCGCGGGCTCGGCGGCATCTCGTTCGGCAGCTTCCTGATCAAGCAGGTGGTCGAGGAATTGCGGCGCGAACTGCCGAAGTTGGAGAACTTCGTGACGCTGTCGCCGGTGCCGGGTCTTGTCACGTGGCTGAAGCAGGGAAACGACGTTCCGGTCACCGACGAGGAGCGGGCGCTGCTGGAAAATCTCGACAGGCCCGACTGGTTCGAGGATGCGGAACTGGCGTCAAAACTGCGCGCGGTGCTGGAGCCGCTCGCGGCCTACTACTTCCTGAAGGCGCGCACGCCGAAGGGCCGGCTGATCGATTCGGTGGCGCGATTCCATCTCGGCAACGGCGCGCGGCTGGAGCGGATCGACTGGCTCGGCGATCTCTCGCCGAAGGGTATGCGCGAGTCCGCCGGGATCATGGTCAACTATCTCTATCGCCTCGAGGATATCGAAAAGAACCACGAGGCCTACGCCAACCAGGGCGAGGTCGCCGCTTCCAGCGCGGTGAAGAAATTGCTGAAGACCGAAGGCCGGCGGCTGCTGGACATGCGGCTGTCGTAG